The Pyrenophora tritici-repentis strain M4 chromosome 10, whole genome shotgun sequence genome contains a region encoding:
- a CDS encoding ProP, Permease major facilitator superfamily: MSYLFKHSSVGTLAHYIKHRKFDFARTTTKTISGSSSTDELPFPPETGTVGTELKQNQTLLVDWSGPDDPSNPQNWPQSHKILMTVLLCVYTFAVYVGSSLYTSSQQTIMDKFDVGNVEASLGIALYVIGYGLGCLLFSPLSEVPAIGRNPPYAISGFLFIILCIPTSLVNNFPGLMVLRFLLGFMASPCLATAGASLGDIWTMAEFPFAVALWAAVATLGPSLGPTLSSYAVKDLGWRFSSWELLIIAGPIYLTLLLTLPESSGPTILYYKAKRIREQTGNPELMSESERKQKNIKIGSLLFDALIKPWEINALDPAILFTTVYMGLCYGIYYSFFESLPLVYPVYYGFNAESTGLIFLAILPACMFAFTIHVIYLKYRVFPRLMNGTFGELENHLWPGMVASPVIAVGLFIFAWASRPSVHWIVPTIGLGLTIFGIYFIAQSVLLYIPNIYPRYAASIFSANSLSRSAFAFAAILFARPMFQGIGIDGGVSLLAGCMVLCSGGIFALFKFGKRLRERSRFAVA, from the exons ATGTCGTACCTTTTCAAACACTCCAGTGTGGGAACCTTGGCGCATTACATCAAGCACCGAAAATTCGACTTTGCCCGCACCACCACCAAAACAATTTCCGGCTCATCCTCGACAGATGAACTTCCCTTCCCGCCAGAGACCGGCACTGTTGGTACGGAGTTGAAGCAAAATCAGACTCTTCTAGTAGACTGGAGTGGACCGGATGACCCCAGCAATCCGCAAAACTGGCCTCAATCTCACAAGATCCTCATGACGGTTCTACTCTGCGTCTATACATTCGCGGTATATGTTGGCTCTTCACTATACACCTCTTCCCAGCAAACCATCATGGACAAGTTTGATGTCGGCAATGTGGAGGCGTCTCTGGGCATCGCACTCTATGTGATAGGCTACGGCCTAGGATGTCTGCTTTTCTCGCCGCTCTCCGAAGTACCGGCCATAGGAAGGAACCCCCCTTACGCAATCTCAGGGTTCCTCTTCATCATCCTGTGCATACCGACTTCACTGGTGAACAACTTCCCAGGCTTAATGGTGTTGCGATTTCTCTTGGGCTTCATGGCATCGCCTTGTCTCGCTACGGCTGGTGCTTCCCTTGGTGACATCTGGACAATGGCCGAGTTCCCATTTGCTGTCGCACTTTGGGCTGCTGTCGCGACACTCGGCCCGTCTCTGGGTCCTACTCTATCGTCGTACGCTGTAAAAGACTTGGGGTGGCGCTTCTCGAGCTGGGAGCTACTCATCATCGCGGGCCCAATCTATCTGACGCTGCTGTTGACACTGCCAGAAAGTTCCGGGCCCACTATTCTGTATTACAAGGCGAAGCGCATCCGAGAGCAAACTGGTAACCCAGAGTTGATGTCAGAGTCGGAGCGTAAGCAGAAGAACATCAAGATCGGCAGCCTGCTATTCGATGCACTGATCAAGCCCTGGGAGATCAATGCGCTTGACCCTGCGATTTTGTTTACAACAGTGTACATGGGCTTGTGCTATGGCATCTACTACTCGTTCTTCGAG TCACTCCCACTAGTGTACCCAGTCTACTATGGCTTCAACGCAGAGTCCACTGGTCTCATCTTCCTCGCCATCCTCCCTGCCTGCATGTTCGCCTTCACAATCCACGTGATTTATCTCAAATACCGCGTCTTCCCTCGTCTCATGAACGGAACCTTTGGCGAGCTTGAGAACCATCTCTGGCCAGGCATGGTAGCCAGTCCCGTCATTGCAGTTGGCCTATTCATATTCGCATGGGCATCGCGACCATCAGTTCACTGGATCGTACCTACCATCGGTCTTGGTCTCACTATCTTTGGAATCTACTTCATCGCGCAGAGTGTGCTGCTCTACATCCCGAACATCTACCCGAGATACGCGGCAAGTATTTTCAGCGCGAACAGTCTGAGCAGAAGTGCTTTTGCTTTTGCGGCAATCCTTTTCGCAAGGCCCATGTTCCAGGGGATTGGAATTGATGGAGGTGTGAGTCTACTGGCCGGGTGCATGGTCTTGTGTTCCGGCGGCATCTTTGCGCTGTTCAAGTTTGGCAAGCGGCTACGGGAGCGCAGTCGTTTTGCAGTCGCATGA
- a CDS encoding CAP59-mtransfer domain containing protein, whose amino-acid sequence MQKPDHLMPRHRSYSFRRRPRSHAFRLLALLLVLWDSLHCITLYTRQIAILSAPPPPRNTKRIFIASQHWNDARLLRSHWNKALVALVQELGVENVFVSIYESGSYDDSKDALRELDATLERLQVRRSVELSDVSHADEIAQQPTEHGWIKTPDGETRMRRILFLATVRNRVFQSLEHLTAAGEHFDSVLFLNDVVFTPKDVLRLLDTNGGHYAAACSMDFAKPPEFYDTFALRDSQGHEAVMQTWPYFRSHVSRYAAERFLPVPVASCWNGMVAMPIDPFVASPPLRFRGIPDSLATYHVEASECCLIHADNPFSTSKGVFLNPNVKVGYNSTAFDAVNSPQAIMSPFNIWTAVWKNRVLRFFTNPLFKEHVVRLRLRKWSTETEQSSERGEFCLINEMQILLEKGWKHV is encoded by the exons ATGCAGAAGCCCGATCACCTGATGCCTCGTCATAGATCCTACTCCTTCCGCCGACGTCCACGATCCCACGCATTCCGACTATTAGCCCTTCTTCTAGTACTTTGGGACTCATTACACTGCATAACACTTTATACTCGACAAATCGCAATACTCAGCGCCCCGCCGCCGCCACGGAACACAAAGCGCATATTCATCGCCTCCCAACATTGGAACGACGCACGCCTCCTTCGAAGTCACTGGAACAAGGCGCTGGTAGCATTGGTGCAGGAGCTCGGGGTCGAGAATGTTTTTGTTTCTATATACGAGAGCGGGAGCTACGACGACAGCAAGGATGCGCTGAGGGAGTTGGACGCAACGCTGGAACGCCTGCAAGTGAGAAGATCAGTGGAACTGTCGGACGTATCACACGCAGACGAGATCGCGCAACAACCTACCGAGCACGGATGGATAAAGACACCAGATGGGGAAACACGCATGAGGCGCATCCTGTTCCTCGCGACTGTGCGGAATCGTGTCTTCCAGTCTCTGGAGCATTTGACCGCTGCAGGAGAGCACTTTGACAGTGTACTGTTCCTTAATGATGTCGTCTTCACGCCGAAGGATGTCTTGCGATTACTCGACACGAACGGTGGGCACTACGCAGCAGCTTGCTCCATGGACTTTGCGAAACCCCCGGAGTTCTATGACACCTTTGCTTTGAGAGACTCGCAGGGTCACGAGGCTGTTATGCAGACTTGGCCTTACTTCCGATCGCATGTATCGAGATATGCAGCGGAGCGGTTCTTACCAGTCCCCGTTGCTTCATGTTGGAACGGCATGG TCGCCATGCCGATCGACCCCTTCGTCGCTAGCCCGCCCCTCCGCTTCCGAGGCATCCCCGACTCCCTTGCAACATACCACGTAGAGGCCTCAGAATGCTGTCTGATCCACGCCGACAACCCGTTTTCCACATCGAAAGGCGTCTTCCTCAATCCCAACGTTAAAGTCGGCTACAATAGCACCGCATTCGACGCCGTGAACTCGCCTCAAGCCATTATGTCACCCTTCAACATCTGGACAGCAGTCTGGAAAAACCGTGTCCTGAGATTCTTCACAAATCCGCTCTTTAAGGAACATGTGGTGCGCCTGCGCCTGCGGAAGTGGAGCACTGAGACGGAACAGTCGAGCGAACGAGGCGAGTTTTGTCTTATCAATGAAATGCAAATTTTGTTAGAAAAAGGATGGAAACATGTGTAA
- a CDS encoding DUF1421 multi-domain protein, whose translation MAGSQSNSGDTDADVQEQLLNYPSERNTSKRAETISPGAKFTAEHLMRHCPYTVTFDYINPSLWGVPAPEDADETHATTWVAKAIHDYHVGMEWDERLYFDYQWDFEGWTRELFQKVERTTLRSLKTVLRYRGVYTGKFRARVADSLFNLLGGENAPEWDPAEFKAEKFDERSEAYQRQQNAHLAAPIDRQAQQPLQQTQPLEPLQPQPQRPSQGEQYRVRQGVRSHPQYQELQQPPYAINAYAGPQPRQTEQAMQPQQWYPQTQTRPPATAYREVTPFPQQPTNRVPDRPLGLPHDPYKTLPPRWSRNDRLEANTITQFSKLWDNSNKYTGNAYDLLDDKIKIFFSICWQVDIQEEQFHAVFPRILTGRAETFYIQVVERDDSFADAYMAIKNHFDHDVHHQHYYTDWTTTTFARTRTENPDKGLHEVLQILLDKLQLCQRALGKNFEGEDALRTTVINACRGVPELEMALFKPATICEGLFSDLRSAVETHLARQHTTQMVTEDQYYLDRRYNGNGRIRGRSRGGGGFRGGSRGAYRGGEQRDDNGRGFKPRWRKKCFVCQKEGCWPTNHTDEERKAARTQFFSTLYFTGFVLMLVNESIDVNTFTIQGNVIHYSSTKCKRITRSVLASEIYGMVNGFDIGIAVATTLRIVTERLRLPAIPLVICTDSYSLYECLVKLGTTKEKRLMIDIMALRQSYERREITEIRWINGEDNPADAFTKASPNRALERFIDGNKLTVRVEGWVQRPTSFDG comes from the exons ATGGCAGGCAGCCAGAGCAACTCTGGCGATACAGACGCTGATGTTCAAGAGCAACTACTCAACTATCCATCCGAACGCAATACAAGCAAGCGCGCAGAAACTATATCCCCAGGAGCGAAGTTTACTGCTGAACACCTTATGCGACactgtccatacacagtCACGTTTGACTATATCAACCCATCtctctggggtgtacccgcacCAGAGGATGCAGACGAGACGCACGCAACAACCTGGGTCGCGAAggctatccacgactaccATGTAGGAATGGAATGGGATGAGAGACTATACTTCGACTACcaatgggactttgaaggatggacacGAGAGCTATTCCAGAAGGTTGAGCGCACTACGCTAAGATCTCTGAAGACTGTGCTCCGGTATAGGGGAGTCTATACAGGCAAATTTCGGGCTAGAGTAGCTGATTCCCTCTTCAACTTACTAGGAGGAGAAAACGCTCCCGAATGGGACCCTGCAGAGTTCAAGGCCGAGAAGTTTGACGAACGTTCTGAGGCGTACCAGCGTCAGCAGAACGCACATCTAGCAGCCCCTATAGATAGACAAGCGCAGCAGCCACTGCAACAGACGCAGCCACTGGAACCGCTACAGCCGCAGCCACAACGTCCGTCACAGGGCgagcagtatagagtgagacaaggcgttCGAAGCCACCCGCAATATCAAGAGCTACAACAACCGCCCTACGCGATCAATGCCTATGCAGGACCACAGCCTCGACAAACGGAGCAGGCTATGCAACCACAACAATGGTACCCGCAGACACAGACACGACCCCCAGCGACCGCATACCGCGAGGTGACACCTTTCCCTCAGCAACCTACAAACCGAGTACCTGACAGACCCCTTGGCCTACCACAtgacccgtacaagacgctaccgccgcgatggtctCGCAACGATCGGCTCGAAGCCaatacgatcacgcagttctctaagctatgggacaatagcaacaagtatacagggaatgcgtacgatctcctagacgataagattaagatcttcttcagcatctgctggcaggtagatatccaggaggagcagtttcacgcagtgtttccccgtatccttaccgggcgtgcagagacgttctacatacaggttgtagagagagatgatagctttgctgatgcgtacatggcaatcaaaaaccacttcgaccatgacgtccatcaccagcactactacacagactggacgactacaaccttcgctcgcacccgcacagagaaccccgacaagggactacacgaggttctgcagatcctgcttgacaagctgcagctatgccagcgtgcccttggcaagaactttgagggcgaggatgccctacgtaccactgtcatcaatgcctgccgaggagtaccagagcttgagatggcactgttcaaaccagccacaatctgtgaaggactcttctcagaCCTACGTTCTGCAGTTGAGACACACCTTGCACGGCAACACACTACCCAGATGGTCACAGAGGACCAATACTACTTAGAtcgccgatacaacggcaatggaagAATCCGAGGTAgatctcgaggtggaggaggattcagaggcggatcTAGAGGAGCATAtcgaggaggcgagcagcgcgacgacaacggacgaggattTAAGCCTcgctggaggaagaaatgctttgtttgccagaaggaaggatgctggcctaccaaccacacagacgaagagcgcaaggctgcccgtacacagttcttctctacgctatactttacag gctttgtccttatgctcgtcaacgagtctattgacgtcaacaccttcacaatacagggcaacgtgatccactacagctctacaaaatgcaagcgcatcacacggagcgtactggcctcagagatctacggcatggtcaacggctttgacataggcattgcagttgcaaccacgctgaggatagttacagaacgacttagactacctgcaattcccttggttatctgtacagactcgtactccttgtacgagtgcctagtaaagcttgggacgacgaaggaaaagcgtctcatgatcgacatcatggcgctgcgccaatcatatgagcgtcgcgagatcacggagatccgctggatcaatggtgaagacaatcctgcagacgccttcaccaaggcatcgccaaaccgcgctcttgaacgctttattgacggcaataagctgacagtccgagtagagggatgggtgcagaggccgacaagctttgatggttga
- a CDS encoding PnbA, Carboxylesterase type B, with the protein MLRLAVSLLALCSVPFAVALPSKHASQTASNPTVELDYGTFRGALSSQYNLTYFRKIPFAASTAGQNRFRAPQSPLPITNGTYDSNQAFDMCPQRTVNGSEDCLYLGIYSRPWTKKQHLRPVLLTFYGGGFIRGGATFDIPPSGFPVLNVSSSNDYVVVYSNYRTNVFGFLPGSKIAQHPDVDLNPGLLDQKAALQWIHKHIHHFGGNKNKVTIWGQSAGGGSVVAQTIATGNRGKKLFTKAMASSPFWPKTYRYNSPWAEALYQQTLQDVGCNGTADEIACLKDVNVQKLRDSALKQSTSQQYTTSSFTYGPVIDTNFLTESLSEVIAKGHLNADTVLTSYNLHEGENFIPPGFSKAATGADGFNSSATSFDSWLRGYLPDLTAKDLASVKEMYPAVGEAEEISWNTTYIRAGLLYRDIVLACPAFWMASKAEKGWIVEYTISPAKHASDVQYWNTINPIQKSDPLTYQGYAGAQASFIQTGDPNAHKVTNASVPGVPGLDSGKQFLVSAGGLKQGGTGLLEKRCGYWKSVAGRVPV; encoded by the exons ATGTTACGTCTTGCTGTATCGCTCCTTGCGCTATGCAGCGTTCCTTTCGCAGTTGCATTGCCTAGCAAGCATGCATCGCAGACTGCATCTAATCCCACTGTCGAGCTCGATTATGGTACCTTTCGCGGCGCGTTGTCTTCACAGTACAATTTAACATATTTCCGCAAGATCCCATTTGCAGCATCAACAGCAGGCCAGAACCGTTTCCGCGCTCCGCAATCACCACTACCCATTACAAATGGCACATACGACTCTAACCAGGCGTTCGACATGTGTCCCCAGCGGACGGTTAACGGCTCTGAAGATTGTCTATATCTCGGAATCTACTCCCGACCATGGACCAAGAAGCAACATCTCCGACCCGTCTTACTGACCTTCTACGGCGGCGGCTTCATCCGCGGAGGCGCCACTTTCGACATCCCTCCTTCCGGCTTCCCCGTCCTAAACGTCTCCTCCAGCAATGACTACGTAGTTGTCTACTCCAACTACCGTACCAACGTCTTCGGTTTCCTCCCCGGCTCAAAGATAGCACAACACCCAGACGTCGACCTCAACCCTGGACTTCTTGACCAAAAAGCCGCCCTCCAATGGATTCATAAGCATATCCACCACTTTGGCGGCAACAAGAACAAAGTCACCATCTGGGGCCAATCCGCCGGCGGCGGCAGCGTCGTCGCCCAAACCATCGCCACGGGAAACCGCGGTAAGAAACTCTTCACCAAAGCTATGGCTAGCAGCCCCTTTTGGCCGAAAACGTACCGCTACAACAGTCCCTGGGCAGAAGCCTTGTACCAGCAGACTCTCCAAGACGTAGGCTGCAATGGTACTGCCGACGAAATCGCCTGTTTGAAAGACGTCAATGTGCAGAAGCTAAGAGACAGCGCATTGAAACAGAGTACAAGCCAACAATACACCACATCTTCTTTTACCTACGGCCCCGTAATTGACACAAATTTCCTCACAGAATCTCTGAGCGAGGTCATTGCAAAGGGACACCTAAATGCGGACACAGTGCTGACGAGTTACAACCTCCACGAGGGCGAGAATTTCATCCCACCCGGTTTCTCAAAAGCCGCTACAGGCGCCGATGGCTTCAACTCATCTGCCACGTCGTTTGATAGCTGGCTTCGCGGCTACCTGCCTGACCTCACAGCCAAGGACCTAGCCAGCGTGAAAGAAATGTATCCAGCAGTAGGCGAAGCGGAGGAGATAAGTTGGAATACCACGTACATTCGCGCGGGACTCTTGTATCGTGATATCGTGCTTGCTTGTCCGGCGTTTTGGATGGCGAGCAAGGCGGAGAAGGGGTGGATTGTTGAGTATACGATTTCACCGGCTAAACATGCTAGTGATGTGCAATAC TGGAACACTATTAATCCGATCCAAAAATCCGACCCTCTGACTTACCAAGGTTACGCGGGCGCGCAGGCGAGTTTCATTCAAACAGGTGATCCGAATGCGCATAAGGTTACCAATGCAAGTGTACCTGGTGTTCCAGGGTTAGATAGCGGAAAGCAGTTCTTGGTTTCGGCAGGCGGGTTGAAGCAGGGCGGGACGGGGCTGTTGGAGAAGAGATGTGGGTATTGGAAGAGTGTGGCGGGGAGGGTGCCTGTTTAA